Below is a genomic region from Rhinatrema bivittatum chromosome 8, aRhiBiv1.1, whole genome shotgun sequence.
TGCTCATGCCCAATTGGACAGTAGTCatgacagatgccagtctctctggttggggagcggtctgtcggaCGCTCGGGATCAGTCACAGTGGtacatcaatcgcttggagaccagggcagtgacGCTGGTGCTGCAAGCCTTCCTCCCGCTGATTCGGGGAAAGGCGGTCCAAGttatcggacaatgcaaccacggtggcctacatcaatcgccaaggcagGACGAGGAGCCagctagtggcggaggaggcacACCGCTTGATGCGCTGGGTGGAGCGGAATCTCAGCAAcattgcggcgtctcacatcgccggcgttgacaatgtccaagcggacttcctcagccgccaTCGGCTGGATCTAGtagaatgggagctggcggagGTCGCTTATCGCCTCATCTGCGAAAGGTGGGGACCgccacacatggacctgatggccaccgctcagaacACAAAGGCCCCACGGTTTTACAGTCGACGGAGAGAGCGAGGGGCCGAAGGTGTCGATGCACTGGTACTTCCCTTGCCCACGGACGtgttgctgtatgtgttccctccttggcccctgataggcaaggtgctTCGGCGAATAGAGCTGCATTCGTCGGATGTGATTCTGGTAGCGCCGGAGTGGTCACGGAGgccttggttcgcggatctactCCTTAGCAGCGGAACCTCCACTTTGTTTTCACGGGTCTGCAGCTCTCCTCCGtcaaggacccgtctgtttggaggatgcggatcacttctgtctcgcggcatggcttttgagaggaaacatcTGAAGGACAAGggatattcggatgcggtggtagcgACTTTGTTGAGAGCTAGGAAACAGTCTACGTCCTTAGCCTACGTTCGGGTTTGGGCGGTATTTGAGAACTGGTGTAGGTCTCGCAAGGTGAATCCCATATTACCATCTGTGTTAGAGGTCCTCGCTTTTCTTCAGGATGGTCTCTTGAAAGGGCTGTCTTGTAGTACCCTTAGAGTCCAGGTAGCAGCACTCGGTTGCCTCAGGGGAAAAGTGCAGGGGGTGtctctggctctccacccagaTGTAGCGTGTTTTCTTCGAGGGGCAAAACATTTGCGCCCTCCGTTACGGcagccttgtccgtcctggaacctaAATTGGGTTCTTTCCGCTTTGTGCGCGTCGCCGTTTGAACCGATAAAGCGGGCGACGCTAAAGGATTTTACTCTAAAGACGGCTTTTCTCGTCGCGTCGGCAAGACGAGTTTTGGAGTTGCAGGCTCTGTCTTGTAGGGAGCCGTTCTTACGGATCTCGGATTCAGGGGTTTCCttaaggacggttccttccttcctaccgaaggtggtgtcggcgtttcatttgaaccagtcgaTTGAGCTTCCCGCTTTTCCTGAAGGGGAGCGTCCGGAGACTGGGGCAAAAGAATTACGAAAACTCTGTCCGCAGGGTTCTcctccgttacctggaggttacgaaCCCCTTCCGGGTTTCAGACCACCTCTTTGTTTTGTGTTCCGGTCCTAAGAGGGGTGGTGCAGCTTCTCGCACTACGATTGCGCATTGGCTCGGCGTATATTCTGAGGGGCAAGCCGGTTCCTGGGGGCCTCCGGGCTCACTCGACACGGTCATACGCCACTTCGTGGGCGGAGTCCTCTCAGGTGTcccctcaggaaatttgcagggcggcgacttggaagtcgttgcacacttttactAGACATtggctggatgttcaggcctctGAATCGGGGGGTTTCGGAGAGAGAGTACtcagagcgggactctctggcTCCCACCCTTGGtaattggctctggtacatcccaggtgtctggactgatcagggtacgtacagggaaaggaaaattagtttcttacctgataattttcgttcctgtagtaccacggatcagtccaggagccCGCCCGGCTAGTCTGTGCTGTTTattctgaagtaatggagagtccgctcggttggaTTCAGTTTCTAGTTTGTTTGAAGTTGGTTGTAATTCTGTTCGCCTCTGATTCTGGGAGTTCTGTTCCAGCTGGGGGTGGTTTGAAGCGGCCCTGGTTTAGGGCGGTCTAGTTAGATAGTCTGGTTGTTCAATctttgctttgacattacgtaagactgaggggctgtgggtggcacatATGTGGGGAGCCTGACAGGTCTtgctctttctccatctgctggtgcggagtcacaacccaggtgtctggactgatccgtggtactacaggaacgaaaattatcaggtaaactaattttccttttgagaGGCTGAGTGCAGGGTTCACACCAGGTGAAGTTTCAAAGCTGCATTTACATTGAGGGGGTAAGACCTTTGATTCCTTTAACCACTAGTGTCAGTATCTTACAGATTTCCTTAACAATAAAATTTAACTAGTGATGCTTAGCCAGATAGGGTGTGAAATGGTGAAAGGTTGGAATTCACTCAGTTATTCTCATTGCAATATAATCAGAACTCAGCAATACTCATGGTATTTTGtaaatatatcatgcatattcattgtagagatCCTAAAAACCCTTTTGGAATGGACTATCCTATTATAATTTCTAAACTTTTATTCACTTTTGCAGATTCTGCAGATATGGTGAAGCTCTTTGTTGGTAATttgccctgtgaggccactgaagAGGAGATCAGAGGACTTTTTGAGCAGTTCGGAAAGGTGTTAGAATGCGACATCGTCAGAAACTATGGGTTTGTGCACATGGAGGAAAGGTCTGCAGCTGATGAGGCAGTCCGAAACCTCAACCACTACAAGCTCCATGGTGTCACCATCAATGTGGAGGCCAGCAAGAGCAAAATAAAGGCCTCTACCAAGCTCCATGTGGGCAACATCAGTTCTAATTGCACCAATCAGGAGCTACGGGCCAAGTTTGAAGAGTTCGGCCCAGTGATCGAGTGTGATATAGTGAAGGATTATGCATTTGTGCATATGGAACGGGCAGAGGATGCTGTAGAGGCTAT
It encodes:
- the LOC115096572 gene encoding RNA-binding protein 4B-like isoform X2, which codes for MVKLFVGNLPCEATEEEIRGLFEQFGKVLECDIVRNYGFVHMEERSAADEAVRNLNHYKLHGVTINVEASKSKIKASTKLHVGNISSNCTNQELRAKFEEFGPVIECDIVKDYAFVHMERAEDAVEAIKGLDNTEFKGRMRAG